Proteins found in one Acidobacteriota bacterium genomic segment:
- a CDS encoding LysE family transporter produces the protein MLFLFALGLGVVAAIPPGGCQVEMAKRAVGGHLHAAWMVVCGSVTSDLIYGAIALFGVAPFLEYPRVSLAFKVVGAVLLWVLAYLTYQQSRHPQHLALANSALKSRRWAYLTGFSLGLSNLPIVLSWLLGVSLARQMGLASPLTSPSKIVFLAGVAAGLGSYLSVLAVVLHRAKHSIPVHALGRVYYWLGIALFCLSFYFLYGVVKYFNPAI, from the coding sequence ATGCTCTTCTTGTTCGCGCTCGGGCTTGGGGTCGTCGCCGCGATCCCCCCGGGCGGTTGTCAGGTGGAGATGGCCAAGCGTGCGGTTGGGGGGCACCTGCACGCCGCATGGATGGTCGTGTGCGGCTCGGTCACCTCCGATCTGATCTATGGAGCGATCGCCCTGTTTGGCGTGGCGCCGTTTCTCGAGTACCCGCGAGTGTCGTTGGCGTTCAAGGTGGTGGGAGCCGTGCTCCTGTGGGTGCTGGCGTATCTGACCTATCAACAGTCGCGGCATCCTCAACACCTGGCGCTGGCCAATTCCGCGTTGAAGAGCCGGCGCTGGGCGTATCTGACCGGGTTCTCGCTGGGGTTGAGCAATCTCCCGATCGTGCTGAGCTGGTTGCTGGGCGTGTCATTGGCGCGCCAGATGGGGCTGGCTTCCCCGTTGACCAGCCCGTCGAAGATCGTGTTCCTGGCCGGAGTCGCTGCCGGACTTGGCAGCTATCTCTCCGTACTGGCGGTCGTCTTGCACCGCGCCAAGCACTCCATCCCGGTCCATGCGCTGGGGCGCGTGTATTACTGGCTTGGGATCGCGCTCTTCTGCCTCTCGTTTTACTTTCTCTACGGCGTCGTGAAGTACTTCAATCCGGCCATCTGA
- a CDS encoding DUF1684 domain-containing protein → MMHRIIHGSSTRQRRTALAVLLIGGLLPIVAAAQAPRAKAVAPNVQAPAAALASPAAQAYARDIGHWRSEREAALKTDDGWLTLVGLFWLQDGTNCAGTDPVCRVALAAGSAPSRIGDFVYSSGTITFKPAPQVDVRINGKPATVQALNAQPGRYDKVSIGTVTMFVIKRGQRYGVRVRDTNSQARRDFRGVQWFPIAQSYRVTARFVVHPKPTSIMIANVLGDVDPWPSPGYAEFTLGGRQYRLHAVLDGPNARELFFVFRDLTTGKDTYPGGRFLYADMPSNGQVVLDFNKAHSPPCAFTPYATCPLPPKENALAVRIEAGELNPHPSR, encoded by the coding sequence ATGATGCATCGAATTATCCACGGCTCATCGACACGTCAACGTCGGACAGCCCTGGCGGTCCTCCTGATCGGCGGCCTGTTGCCGATTGTCGCCGCCGCGCAGGCCCCACGCGCGAAGGCCGTCGCGCCCAATGTGCAGGCCCCAGCCGCTGCGCTGGCCTCACCCGCCGCTCAAGCTTATGCTCGCGACATCGGTCACTGGCGCAGCGAGCGCGAGGCGGCGCTCAAGACCGACGACGGGTGGCTCACGCTGGTCGGGTTGTTCTGGCTTCAGGATGGCACCAACTGCGCGGGAACCGACCCGGTGTGTCGGGTTGCTCTGGCGGCGGGCTCGGCCCCGTCGAGGATTGGCGATTTCGTCTACTCGTCGGGGACGATCACTTTCAAGCCGGCGCCGCAGGTAGACGTCCGTATCAATGGCAAACCGGCCACCGTCCAGGCGCTCAACGCTCAGCCGGGACGCTACGACAAGGTCTCGATCGGCACCGTCACGATGTTCGTGATCAAGCGCGGCCAGAGATACGGGGTACGTGTCCGGGATACCAACAGCCAGGCCCGTCGCGATTTTCGTGGTGTCCAGTGGTTCCCGATCGCGCAATCCTACCGCGTGACGGCGCGCTTCGTGGTTCATCCCAAGCCGACGTCGATCATGATTGCCAATGTGCTCGGCGACGTGGATCCCTGGCCGAGTCCTGGTTATGCGGAGTTCACGCTGGGCGGCCGTCAGTACCGCCTGCACGCGGTTCTGGATGGCCCGAATGCCCGGGAACTGTTCTTCGTATTCCGCGACCTGACGACGGGCAAAGACACGTACCCCGGCGGACGGTTCCTCTACGCCGACATGCCATCGAACGGCCAAGTTGTGCTGGACTTCAACAAGGCGCACAGCCCGCCGTGTGCCTTTACGCCGTACGCGACGTGCCCGCTTCCGCCAAAGGAGAATGCGCTGGCGGTGCGCATCGAGGCGGGCGAATTGAATCCGCATCCATCACGCTGA
- a CDS encoding aminotransferase class V-fold PLP-dependent enzyme: protein MDDLTRWRDEFPILARSVYMISNSLGAMPRAAARSLAEYADTWATRGVRAWEERWWELANDVGNRVARIIGAPIGSVSMHENVTTASAVALSCLHPDGRRRRIVCTEMDFPSMVYLYRAQEALGFELKIVPALDDLSVPGERIASAVDDRTSVVALSHVLFRSSYIVDPAPVIERAHQVGAVVILDGYQSAGIIPVDVATMGVDFFVGGCLKWLCGGPGNAFLYTAPWIKSERAPGLTGWVAHKRPFEFDIDDGALREDGMGMMNGTPAIPAYYAALPGLDIIQQVGVDRIRDASTSMTRRLLDLVDEYGFSSVASRDPRRLAGTVAVDVPDATRVSRALKARDYVVDYRPGVGIRVSPHFYNTMDEVDAVMRELARIVGDKDYDAGAAPTTLVT from the coding sequence ATGGATGACCTGACCCGCTGGCGCGACGAGTTTCCGATCCTCGCGCGATCGGTCTACATGATCAGCAACTCGCTTGGCGCGATGCCACGCGCCGCGGCCCGCTCGCTCGCCGAGTACGCCGACACGTGGGCCACGCGCGGCGTGCGGGCGTGGGAAGAGCGCTGGTGGGAGCTGGCCAATGATGTGGGCAACCGCGTGGCGCGCATCATCGGCGCGCCGATCGGATCGGTCAGCATGCACGAGAACGTGACGACCGCGTCGGCGGTGGCGCTCTCGTGCCTGCACCCTGATGGCCGCCGTCGCCGGATCGTCTGCACCGAGATGGACTTTCCGTCGATGGTCTATCTCTATCGCGCGCAGGAAGCGCTCGGCTTCGAGCTGAAGATCGTGCCGGCGCTCGACGATTTGTCCGTGCCTGGAGAGCGCATCGCGTCGGCCGTCGACGATCGCACCTCCGTGGTCGCCCTCTCCCACGTCCTCTTCCGTAGCTCGTACATCGTCGACCCCGCCCCCGTCATCGAACGCGCACACCAGGTGGGCGCCGTGGTCATCCTCGACGGCTACCAGTCGGCGGGGATCATCCCGGTCGATGTCGCGACGATGGGCGTGGATTTCTTCGTGGGCGGCTGCCTCAAGTGGCTATGCGGGGGACCCGGCAACGCGTTCCTCTACACCGCGCCGTGGATCAAGTCGGAGCGGGCCCCGGGCCTGACGGGCTGGGTGGCGCACAAGCGTCCGTTCGAATTCGACATCGATGACGGTGCGTTGCGGGAAGACGGCATGGGAATGATGAACGGCACGCCGGCCATCCCGGCGTACTACGCGGCGCTCCCGGGTCTCGACATCATCCAGCAGGTCGGCGTCGACCGGATTCGCGATGCGTCCACGTCGATGACGAGGCGGCTGCTCGACCTCGTCGACGAATATGGATTCTCGTCGGTGGCGTCCCGCGACCCCAGGCGACTGGCGGGCACCGTCGCCGTCGACGTGCCTGACGCGACACGCGTGTCGCGGGCGCTCAAGGCTCGCGACTACGTGGTGGACTACCGGCCAGGCGTGGGCATTCGCGTGTCGCCGCACTTCTACAACACGATGGACGAAGTCGACGCGGTGATGCGCGAACTCGCGCGCATCGTCGGCGACAAGGACTACGATGCCGGCGCGGCGCCCACCACGCTGGTGACGTAG
- a CDS encoding class I SAM-dependent methyltransferase: MSMEGWRGWDDYARFYDWENAQTMGRRDVKFWQQMARKCGGPVLELGCGTGRVSLPMARTGARVVGVDRSASMLARARKRTRLSKLGAHLHLVRGDIRFLPFTAASVSLVAAPYGIMQSLLDDDALDATLAAAYRVLKKGGTFAIDMVSDLVSWQEYDRRVKLRGTMRGSQAHITLVESVRQDRSRGVTVFDQEFVERRGSRRHVHAFSISFRTVSVQEMTRRLEQAGFAVSAVLGDYDGGPWDVRADVWLIVARRPG, from the coding sequence ATGTCGATGGAAGGCTGGCGAGGCTGGGACGACTACGCGCGGTTCTACGACTGGGAGAATGCCCAGACGATGGGGCGGCGCGACGTGAAGTTCTGGCAGCAGATGGCGCGAAAATGCGGCGGGCCCGTGCTCGAACTGGGATGCGGCACGGGACGCGTGTCGCTGCCCATGGCGCGCACCGGCGCACGCGTCGTTGGCGTCGATCGATCCGCGTCGATGCTGGCGCGGGCGCGCAAGCGGACGAGGCTGTCGAAACTCGGTGCGCATCTGCACCTGGTTCGCGGCGACATCCGGTTCCTGCCGTTCACGGCTGCAAGCGTCTCTCTGGTCGCCGCACCCTACGGCATCATGCAATCGTTGCTGGATGACGACGCGCTTGATGCCACGCTGGCCGCGGCGTATCGGGTGTTGAAGAAGGGTGGCACGTTCGCCATCGACATGGTGTCCGATCTGGTGTCGTGGCAGGAGTATGATCGCCGCGTGAAGCTGCGCGGCACCATGCGCGGGAGCCAGGCGCACATCACGCTGGTCGAATCGGTCCGCCAGGATCGCTCGCGTGGCGTGACGGTCTTCGACCAGGAGTTTGTCGAACGGCGTGGTTCGCGCCGGCACGTTCACGCCTTCTCGATCAGCTTCAGAACCGTCTCGGTCCAGGAGATGACCCGCCGGCTCGAGCAGGCCGGCTTCGCCGTGTCGGCCGTGCTGGGCGACTACGATGGCGGCCCCTGGGACGTCCGGGCGGATGTCTGGCTGATCGTGGCGCGCCGTCCCGGCTAG
- a CDS encoding MTH1187 family thiamine-binding protein, with the protein MNVMVDVTVVPIGVGVSLSSYVAACEKVFKDAKLSSRLHAFGTNIEGEWDDVFAAIKRCHEVVHQMGAPRISTVIKAGTRVDKSQTLDDKVRSVEQKLTNH; encoded by the coding sequence GTGAATGTGATGGTGGATGTTACCGTGGTGCCGATTGGGGTCGGCGTGTCGCTCTCGAGTTATGTCGCCGCGTGCGAGAAGGTGTTCAAGGACGCCAAGCTGTCGTCCCGCCTTCACGCGTTCGGCACCAACATCGAGGGCGAATGGGACGACGTGTTCGCGGCCATCAAGCGATGCCACGAGGTCGTCCACCAGATGGGCGCGCCGCGCATCTCGACAGTGATCAAGGCCGGCACCCGCGTCGACAAGTCCCAGACGCTCGACGACAAAGTGCGCAGCGTCGAACAGAAACTGACGAATCACTAG
- a CDS encoding YebC/PmpR family DNA-binding transcriptional regulator: MSGHSKWATIKHKKGAADAKRGRTFTRIIKELTVAARGGGGDPDTNPRLRTIIVEAKQANMPADNIKRAIRRGTGEEPGVQYEEITYEGYGPGGAALLIETMTDNKNRTVGELRHLLGKYGGNLGETNSVRRMFEKKGYIVIEKAKAVEDTLMAAALDAGADDLRDDGDSWEVLSAPEVYPTVKEAIDKLGIELVSSQVSMLPTIYVSLEGRAAQSMIKLLDLLEEHDDVQHVWSNADIAEKDIEASYA; encoded by the coding sequence ATGTCTGGCCATTCCAAGTGGGCGACCATCAAGCACAAGAAAGGCGCCGCTGATGCCAAGCGGGGCCGCACGTTCACCCGGATCATTAAGGAATTGACGGTGGCCGCCCGCGGTGGCGGCGGCGACCCCGATACCAATCCGCGCTTGCGCACCATCATCGTGGAAGCGAAGCAGGCGAACATGCCCGCCGACAACATCAAGCGGGCCATCCGGCGCGGCACCGGCGAAGAGCCCGGCGTCCAGTACGAAGAAATCACCTACGAGGGCTACGGCCCGGGCGGCGCGGCGCTGCTCATCGAGACAATGACCGACAACAAGAACCGGACCGTTGGCGAGCTCCGGCACCTGCTCGGCAAGTACGGCGGCAACCTCGGCGAGACCAACAGCGTCCGCCGAATGTTCGAGAAGAAGGGCTACATCGTCATCGAGAAGGCGAAGGCCGTCGAAGACACGCTGATGGCCGCGGCACTCGACGCCGGCGCCGACGACCTGCGCGACGACGGCGACAGCTGGGAAGTGCTGAGTGCACCTGAGGTGTATCCCACCGTCAAGGAGGCGATCGACAAGCTCGGCATCGAGTTGGTCTCGTCGCAGGTGTCCATGCTCCCGACTATCTACGTCTCGCTTGAGGGCAGGGCGGCCCAGAGCATGATCAAACTGCTCGACCTGCTCGAGGAGCACGACGACGTGCAGCACGTGTGGTCGAACGCGGACATTGCGGAGAAGGACATCGAGGCCTCCTACGCGTGA
- the ruvC gene encoding crossover junction endodeoxyribonuclease RuvC: MKVFGIDPGSERTGYGCIKTDGSRHALVACGAIATSPKAAFPDKLLTIHKALGRLLTEHRPDCVAIENVFYAKNVRSALKLGHARGVALLAAVEGGYPVFEYAPAEIKRAVVGYGRAEKHQVGEMVRLMLGLADVPTPHDAADALAVAICHVHASGGPVAALAAASKRGTRGPKSWREYRP, from the coding sequence GTGAAGGTGTTTGGCATCGACCCCGGCTCCGAACGCACGGGTTACGGCTGTATCAAGACTGATGGCAGCCGGCATGCGCTGGTCGCATGCGGCGCGATTGCCACATCCCCTAAAGCCGCGTTTCCCGACAAGTTGCTGACGATTCACAAGGCGCTCGGCCGGTTGCTCACGGAGCACCGACCGGACTGTGTCGCCATCGAAAACGTGTTCTACGCGAAAAACGTGCGAAGCGCGCTGAAGCTGGGCCATGCGAGGGGCGTGGCGCTGCTTGCCGCCGTCGAGGGCGGCTACCCGGTATTCGAGTACGCCCCGGCCGAGATCAAGCGGGCTGTTGTCGGCTACGGCCGCGCCGAGAAACACCAGGTCGGCGAGATGGTGCGGCTCATGCTGGGGCTGGCCGACGTGCCGACACCGCATGACGCGGCTGACGCGCTGGCGGTGGCCATCTGCCATGTGCACGCGAGCGGCGGGCCGGTGGCCGCGCTCGCGGCCGCTTCGAAGCGGGGTACCCGCGGGCCGAAGAGCTGGCGTGAGTATCGCCCATGA
- the ruvA gene encoding Holliday junction branch migration protein RuvA, giving the protein MIAFLRGRLAEKQPNRIIVDVAGVGYDVSVPLSTFYKLGEPGGEVALRIHTHVREDALALYGFATAFEQQIFERLIATSGIGPKLALAVLSGIEPADLVRAVQTGDVVRLTAIPGVGKKTAERICLELKDRLPTDIGLDPDAGREADRPGEDLRRDLLSALLNLGYHRPLTERAVDAALKRVESPTFELALKQALRELARLS; this is encoded by the coding sequence ATGATTGCGTTCTTGCGTGGCCGGCTGGCCGAGAAACAGCCGAACCGGATTATCGTCGACGTCGCCGGCGTGGGCTACGACGTCTCGGTGCCGCTCTCCACGTTCTACAAGCTTGGCGAACCGGGTGGGGAGGTCGCGCTCCGCATCCACACGCACGTGCGTGAAGACGCCCTGGCGCTCTACGGGTTCGCGACGGCGTTCGAGCAGCAGATTTTCGAGCGGCTGATCGCGACAAGCGGCATCGGGCCGAAGCTGGCGCTGGCGGTGCTCTCCGGAATTGAGCCGGCCGACCTCGTGCGCGCCGTCCAGACCGGGGATGTCGTACGGTTGACGGCGATTCCCGGCGTCGGGAAGAAAACAGCGGAGCGCATCTGCCTCGAACTCAAGGATCGGCTGCCGACCGACATCGGTCTCGATCCTGACGCGGGCCGGGAGGCCGATAGACCAGGCGAGGATCTGCGCCGCGACCTGCTCTCGGCGCTTCTGAACCTGGGGTATCATCGGCCTCTTACGGAGAGAGCTGTGGACGCGGCGCTCAAGCGCGTTGAATCGCCGACCTTTGAACTGGCGCTTAAACAGGCGCTGCGCGAACTGGCGCGCCTGAGCTGA
- the ruvB gene encoding Holliday junction branch migration DNA helicase RuvB, with product MPDDRLVTPVREDEDTVFEAGLRPRTLDEYIGQDRVRENLQVSITAAKQRNEALDHVLVYGPPGLGKTTLAYVIGNELGVQVRSTSGPVLEKPGDLAAILTNLKEREVLFIDEIHRMAATIEEILYPALEDYELDIMIGQGPGARSVKVPLQKFTLIGATTRAGLLTSPLRSRFGIVHRLDFYGDHDLEEIVRRSARILGVTTSDEAAREIARRSRGTPRIANRLLRRVRDYAQVRANGNITAETTRAGLAMLEVDEHGFDEIDRRLLRTIIDKFGGGPVGVNTIAAAISEEKDAIEDIYEPFLIQRGFLDRTPRGRVATARAYEYFGLKAPGRDPGLW from the coding sequence ATGCCTGACGATCGTCTCGTTACACCGGTACGCGAAGACGAAGACACGGTCTTCGAAGCCGGGCTTCGGCCACGGACACTCGACGAGTACATCGGCCAGGACCGGGTGCGCGAAAACCTCCAAGTGTCGATCACCGCGGCCAAGCAGCGGAACGAAGCGCTCGATCACGTGCTGGTGTACGGTCCGCCGGGCCTCGGCAAGACGACGCTCGCGTACGTGATTGGCAACGAGCTTGGCGTGCAGGTGCGATCGACGTCAGGTCCGGTACTCGAGAAGCCAGGCGATCTGGCCGCGATCCTGACCAACCTCAAGGAGCGCGAAGTCCTCTTCATCGACGAAATCCACCGCATGGCGGCGACGATCGAAGAGATCCTCTATCCGGCGCTCGAGGACTACGAACTCGACATCATGATTGGTCAGGGCCCGGGCGCCCGGTCGGTCAAGGTGCCGCTGCAGAAGTTCACGTTGATTGGAGCGACGACGCGCGCGGGGCTGCTGACATCGCCGTTGCGGAGCCGGTTTGGCATCGTCCACCGTCTCGATTTTTACGGCGACCACGACCTCGAGGAAATCGTGCGGCGCTCGGCGCGTATCCTCGGCGTGACCACCAGCGATGAAGCGGCGCGCGAGATCGCGCGGCGATCGCGCGGGACTCCACGCATCGCGAACAGGCTGCTGCGACGCGTGCGCGACTACGCTCAGGTGCGTGCCAATGGGAACATCACCGCCGAGACGACCAGGGCGGGATTGGCCATGCTCGAGGTGGACGAACATGGCTTCGACGAGATCGACCGCCGTCTGCTCCGCACGATCATCGACAAGTTCGGCGGCGGGCCGGTCGGCGTCAACACGATTGCGGCGGCGATTAGCGAAGAGAAGGATGCGATCGAGGACATCTACGAGCCGTTTCTGATCCAGCGCGGCTTCCTTGATCGCACGCCGCGGGGACGCGTGGCGACGGCCCGCGCCTACGAATATTTCGGCCTCAAGGCCCCAGGAAGGGATCCGGGACTGTGGTGA
- a CDS encoding ketoacyl-ACP synthase III, translated as MNGNTIRPTRISSLATYVPPGILDNKKLSLMVDTTDEWILQRTGIHTRHIVDKGVATSDLGKEAALKAIAQAGLTPADIDLIVVGTTTPDMLFPSTAALIQNKIGAAGCWGFDLAAACSGFTFSVGVASQIVSTGKSNHALVVGADVMSSIIDYTDRTTCVLFGDGAGAVVVEAATEDGLQIIGFEHEIDGSGAAALQMPAGGSLRPASHETVDQRLHFVKQEGQTVFKFAVRKTEEISRRILEKHGFSAEDVALFVSHQANRRIIMSAADRLGFPESKVMLNIQHYGNTTAATIPLALEDAIKQGRLKKGDLVLLASVGAGFTVGSVLLRWAF; from the coding sequence GTGAACGGAAACACGATCCGACCGACGCGCATCAGTTCGCTGGCGACCTATGTGCCGCCTGGCATCCTCGACAACAAGAAGCTGAGCCTGATGGTCGACACGACCGACGAGTGGATTCTCCAGCGCACGGGCATCCACACCCGGCACATCGTCGACAAGGGTGTAGCGACATCAGATCTGGGCAAAGAGGCCGCGTTGAAAGCCATTGCGCAGGCGGGGCTCACGCCGGCCGACATCGATCTGATCGTCGTGGGCACGACGACACCCGACATGCTTTTTCCGAGCACGGCAGCGCTCATCCAGAACAAGATCGGCGCGGCCGGGTGCTGGGGCTTCGATCTGGCGGCGGCCTGTTCGGGCTTCACGTTCTCGGTGGGCGTGGCCAGCCAGATTGTGTCAACCGGCAAGAGCAACCACGCGCTGGTGGTCGGGGCCGATGTGATGTCGAGCATCATCGACTACACGGACCGGACGACCTGCGTGCTGTTCGGCGACGGCGCAGGCGCGGTCGTGGTGGAAGCGGCCACCGAGGACGGGCTGCAGATCATCGGTTTCGAGCACGAGATTGACGGAAGCGGCGCGGCGGCCTTGCAGATGCCCGCCGGTGGCAGCCTGCGACCGGCGTCGCACGAGACGGTGGACCAGCGCCTGCACTTCGTGAAGCAGGAGGGCCAGACGGTCTTCAAGTTCGCCGTGCGCAAGACCGAGGAAATCAGCCGCCGCATCCTCGAGAAACACGGCTTCAGCGCCGAAGATGTGGCCCTCTTCGTGTCGCATCAAGCCAATCGGCGCATCATCATGTCGGCCGCCGATCGCCTCGGATTCCCCGAGTCGAAGGTGATGCTCAACATCCAGCACTACGGCAACACCACCGCCGCGACCATTCCCCTCGCTCTCGAAGACGCCATCAAGCAGGGGCGATTGAAGAAGGGCGACTTGGTGCTGCTCGCGTCTGTTGGCGCCGGCTTTACCGTCGGGTCGGTGCTGTTGCGCTGGGCGTTCTAA
- the queA gene encoding tRNA preQ1(34) S-adenosylmethionine ribosyltransferase-isomerase QueA — translation MKVADFSFDLPPDLVAQFPPAERGASRLLVVDRASGTCTHATIGDLPQFLRAGDLLVFNNTRVFPARLLGTREPGGGAVEVLLVSRLDDERWEALVHPGQRLKPGRRLRFERGGRVLHAEVLAQRFFGRREVRLWTDEPYPVMDVIESIGHIPLPPYIKRADLDLDRDRYQTVFARERGSIAAPTAGLHFTGPLLAHLDAAGIERAEITLHVGYGTFKPVRVDEVEAHTVDAEHYEIGPDAAARITAALDAGRRLVVVGTTTTRAVETAVARGDGRVEAGAGETDLFIYPGYQFRAVGALVTNFHLPSSSLLMLVAAFGGRETVLAAYAEAVGERYRFYSYGDAMLIV, via the coding sequence GTGAAGGTCGCCGACTTCTCGTTCGACCTGCCGCCTGATCTCGTTGCGCAGTTTCCGCCCGCCGAGCGTGGCGCGTCGCGCCTGCTCGTCGTCGATCGGGCATCCGGGACGTGCACGCACGCAACCATCGGTGACCTGCCGCAATTCCTGCGCGCGGGCGACCTGCTCGTCTTCAACAACACGCGCGTCTTTCCGGCGCGGCTGCTCGGCACACGCGAGCCAGGCGGTGGCGCCGTCGAGGTGCTGCTGGTCTCGCGCCTCGACGACGAACGCTGGGAAGCGCTGGTGCATCCAGGGCAGCGCCTCAAGCCCGGTCGCCGGTTGCGGTTCGAGCGCGGTGGCCGCGTGCTGCACGCCGAGGTACTGGCGCAGCGGTTCTTCGGTCGCCGCGAAGTCCGGTTGTGGACCGACGAGCCGTATCCCGTGATGGATGTGATCGAGTCGATCGGCCACATCCCGTTGCCGCCCTACATCAAACGCGCAGATCTCGATCTCGACCGCGACCGCTATCAGACCGTTTTCGCCCGCGAGCGCGGGTCGATTGCCGCGCCCACCGCGGGGCTGCACTTCACCGGCCCCCTGCTGGCGCATCTTGACGCCGCCGGCATCGAACGCGCGGAGATCACACTTCACGTGGGCTACGGCACGTTCAAGCCGGTTCGAGTCGACGAGGTCGAGGCCCACACGGTCGATGCAGAGCATTACGAGATCGGGCCCGACGCTGCCGCCCGCATCACTGCCGCGCTCGACGCCGGTCGCCGGCTCGTCGTGGTTGGCACCACGACGACGCGCGCGGTCGAGACGGCGGTGGCGCGCGGTGACGGCCGCGTCGAGGCAGGAGCGGGCGAGACCGATCTGTTCATCTACCCGGGTTACCAGTTCCGAGCCGTTGGGGCGCTCGTCACCAACTTTCATCTTCCCTCGTCTTCGCTTTTGATGTTGGTAGCGGCGTTCGGTGGGCGGGAGACTGTTCTGGCCGCATACGCCGAGGCCGTCGGCGAGCGCTATCGGTTCTACAGCTACGGCGACGCAATGTTGATCGTCTAG
- a CDS encoding VIT1/CCC1 transporter family protein, whose translation MPHTHHTEHHFTAGETVRDVVIGMSDGLTVPFALAAGLSGAVAASRLIVTAGLAEVAAGSIAMGLGGYLAARSDAEHYASERRREEREVVELPEREVAEVLEVLHAYGIDQEASAPVVAALKARPKAWVDFMMKFELGLEEPDPRRALHSAVTIAGSYAVGGMIPLLPYMLQSSVASALPASVAVTAVALALFGYMKGRFTGAHPVRSAVQTTVIGGLAAGAAFAIARAIS comes from the coding sequence ATGCCGCATACGCACCACACCGAGCATCACTTCACCGCCGGCGAGACCGTTCGCGACGTGGTGATCGGGATGTCCGATGGCCTGACGGTGCCCTTCGCGCTGGCCGCCGGATTGTCGGGCGCGGTGGCCGCATCACGCCTTATTGTCACGGCCGGGCTGGCCGAGGTGGCGGCTGGATCGATTGCCATGGGCCTTGGTGGCTATCTGGCGGCTCGCAGCGATGCCGAGCACTATGCCTCCGAGCGTCGGCGCGAAGAGCGGGAAGTGGTTGAGTTGCCCGAACGCGAAGTGGCCGAGGTCTTGGAGGTGCTGCACGCGTACGGGATTGACCAGGAGGCGAGCGCTCCGGTGGTCGCGGCGCTCAAGGCGCGGCCCAAGGCGTGGGTCGACTTCATGATGAAGTTCGAACTCGGGCTCGAGGAGCCGGATCCGCGTCGGGCGCTGCATAGCGCCGTCACAATCGCGGGGTCGTACGCCGTCGGCGGCATGATTCCGCTGCTGCCGTATATGCTGCAAAGCAGCGTGGCCAGTGCGCTGCCGGCGTCGGTGGCGGTGACGGCCGTGGCGCTCGCGCTCTTCGGGTACATGAAAGGGCGTTTCACCGGGGCGCATCCCGTGCGCAGCGCCGTGCAGACAACGGTGATTGGGGGATTGGCGGCCGGTGCCGCCTTCGCCATCGCCAGAGCAATTAGCTAG